GAGCGTGACGCCCAGCGTGCTGGGCATGCCGTACAGGACCATACCCAGCGAATCACCGACGATGATCACATCGGCATGCGCGTCGACCAGGCGAGCCATGGGGGTGGAATAGGCCGTCAGCGAGACCAGGCTGCCGGCGCCTTTGCGTGCGCGCAGCGCGGTGACAGTGTGGCGGGAGAGGGCGGTATGTGTGCTCATGGAATGGTTGCCGAACAGTGGATGCACCACGGTATCATCCGCGGCGCGCGCCCGATCCCGCGCGGAGGACACCCTATGCTGCTCGCAGGACAAGCTCGCAACGCCTACGTGGTTCCGCCCATGGCAATGCTGCCGCGGCCGCTGTTCGTGCGGGCGTTCGAGATTCCCGGCAACGGTTGGGTGGAATCCCACAGCCATCCCTGGGCGCAGTTCACTTACGCCACCGCCGGCGTGATCGAGATCGATACCCCACTGGGCCGTCATCTGCTGCCGCCGCACTACGCGATGTGGATTCCGCCGGACATGCCGCACGCCGTGTCGACGCGCGAATGCGTGGCCTTCCACAGCCTCTATCTCGATGCGGCCGCGTTTGGTGCCCATCCACCACGTGCAGGCGCGATGCTGTGCGTGACGCCGTTGCTGCGCGAACTGGTGGCAGCAACCGCCGAATTGCCGGTGGACTACGACATGAGCGGCCCCGACGGTGCCCTGGTGTGCCTGATCATGGATCGCATCCGGCGTCTGCGGGCTGCGCCGTTATCTGTGCCCATGCCGAGCGACACGCGCCTGCTCAAGATTGCGCGCGCATTGCACGTTGATCCGGGCGACCCTCGCACGCTGGATGATTGGGCTGGTCAGGTCGGAGCCACCCGTCGCACGCTTTCGCGCCTGTTTCGGCAGGACACCGGGTTGTCGTTCGTCGAGTGGCGGCAAGCGCTGCGGCTGCTTGCCGCGTTGCTCTTGCTGGAGGCAGGTACCGCCGTGAGTGTGGTTGCCGAGCAATTGGGCTACACGTCGGTATCCGCATTTATCGCGGTCTTCCAGTCCCGCTTCCAGGTCACGCCGGGGGTGTTCGCCCGCACTCGGCAACTTGAGGGCAAGGCGGATTTGCCGCCGGCGCTACCTGTCTAGGGATCGTCCCTCAAACGCTTCCTTCACCGGCCTCGGCGTCCGGCGCTCCGTAGTAGAGCACGCCAAGCTGGATCGGCGCACGACCCGCTGCCTTGCGCTGCTGGTTCGTGTC
This genomic window from Ralstonia insidiosa contains:
- a CDS encoding AraC family transcriptional regulator is translated as MLLAGQARNAYVVPPMAMLPRPLFVRAFEIPGNGWVESHSHPWAQFTYATAGVIEIDTPLGRHLLPPHYAMWIPPDMPHAVSTRECVAFHSLYLDAAAFGAHPPRAGAMLCVTPLLRELVAATAELPVDYDMSGPDGALVCLIMDRIRRLRAAPLSVPMPSDTRLLKIARALHVDPGDPRTLDDWAGQVGATRRTLSRLFRQDTGLSFVEWRQALRLLAALLLLEAGTAVSVVAEQLGYTSVSAFIAVFQSRFQVTPGVFARTRQLEGKADLPPALPV